Within Coffea arabica cultivar ET-39 chromosome 4e, Coffea Arabica ET-39 HiFi, whole genome shotgun sequence, the genomic segment TTATAATAGAGCAGAATTATgatcaattcaaccacattGATCTTACAATCAGCACACCATTGAGCAATATTATAATTAACCATACAAAAGTATCAGTTACAAATACACTATCCTATTTACCTAAATTAATCTATTCATGGAAAACGAAATTTGAAGTCCAGTCTAGTACTTAATAATCTTGGATTCAAGTTTCCCTCCCCCTCTCTGCTTATTAAATTTCACCTTTCCCCTgttgagaaaggaaaaaaaaaaactccggCTGTTGTTGCAATCCTTTACCCAACCGAGGTGTAAGAAACAAATTATAGTCACCTAATTAGTGGTTGCTTGTTACTTGTCAAATGACACAATTTTGCATTGAAATTTAGCCTCAGGCTACTTGGAAGATTCCAATAAATTATTAACGCAAATCTTATAATATACTTTTCAAGCTTCTTGGTCTTTTAATTATAGTAAACGTTAAAGGTCCATTTCAACCTAAGAATTTCTTGATCATATTTCAAAcgtaaaataaaagaagaaaaagacaaCCAAACCAACTAAGGCTACTGTACTTGTAGCAAAATggcatttttttggttttgttacCCACCAAACGTTTCTGACTCTCAACCAACACCTGTAAACAGAGCtccttcttcaaatttttttttttttggtctccatccaaaattatttttcaagggTGAAACAAGTCTTGTTTCTTCGATAACATCGAAATTCTGGTTTCTGAACTACCATGGATTTGCAGATGAAAAAAACTTTCTATACTtttcttggaattcttggtttTCCCATGAAACTTTAGAAGAAGGTAGAAaagggttttccttttcttgttggATGAAAGAAAACACGGGCATGGAAATTGTTATCTCAGTGACACTATTGTTAGTGGGCATAGCTGTTTTAGTAATCATTCATGTGTGTATTGTGAGTAGAGCTTTCAGAAGAAATACTACTACAAATGGAGTTGGTGGAGCTGTTGTTCACAGAAATGCTAGAAGAAGTCCAAGCATGTCTGAagatgaaatcaagaaattgccCAGTTTTGATTACAATATTAGCATTGAGGAAGAAAGAGAGGATAgcaacagcagcagcagaagCAGAAGCACTCTGGAATGTGCCGTGTGTTTGGAGAATTTCAAGGAAGGTGAAAAGTGCAGATTGTTGCCAAAATGTAATCACTGTTTTCATGCTGATTGCATTGATTCATGGTTGGCAAAAACAGCAGCTTGCCCAGTTTGTAGAACAGATGCTGCCATTTCACCCGAAATAGAAAGTCAACACAGAAATATTGATGATCAGATGGTGCTTGGAGTTGAATTGACATAAGGGAGAAAGCTTCTGTTTCTTAATTGATTTCTTTCCTTCATGGTCGGCAAAAACAGCAGCTTGCCCAGGAACAGGTGCTGCAATTTCACCCAAAATTGGAAGTCAACACAGAAATATTGATGATCAGATGGTGCTTGGAGTTGAATTGACATAAGGGAGAAAGCTTCTGTTTCTTAATTGATTTCTTTCCTTCATGGTCGGCAAAAACAGCAGCTTGCCCAGTTTGTGGAACAGGTACTGCAATTTCACCCAAAATTGGAAGTCAACACAGAAATATTGATGATCAGATGGTGCTTGGAGTTGAATTGACATAAGGGAGAAAGCTTCTGTTTCTTAATTGATTTCTTTCCTTcgtctcttcttcttcttcctcttcttcttaaacttttggtgaaaataaagATTGAAAATCATGGTTCGGACTTAGGAAAGTAGTTTAGTTTTTCCCCTCTTACACGCTCCAAATTGTTGCACACATACAGGATTTGGCAAGTCATCACAGTTTAGTGCTTTGATTCTtctcctttatttatttatgtttttGTGTTGTCACATATAAGGTgcagaaaaaacaaaacaaaacaaaacatgcAAGGTGCAGAAGAATAAAGCTTGCAGCTGGTTTTGCCAGAAGACCACGAAAATTACCTAGGGCATTTAGTTTTATCTTTGAAACAATTTGTGCTGGTCAATTTAAGGTTTTGCCTGCAAAAGATTCTATAAACTCTTTATCTAAAACAAGGTGCACAATATAATTGCTAACTTTATCCTGCATTGTGCATTGTGGAAGGTAAGAAAGGGTTTATGAGGCCCACTCCTGTCACCACACACCTGCAATATAAACAACTTTATGTTATTCCTTTAGGTatgaggaagaaaaggaaaaatttgtacttatttcttgaaaaaattttatCTGGGGCAAACGGAATATCTTAAAGATATATAGAGAAAAAGATATAGTCTACAATATGGTTTTGGATAATCCTTCATTTCATCGGTAAAGTCAAGGGAAAATTTtgccaaaggaaaagaaagcgaTTGGGACAATTTGCATCTTATCTTGGACTGTATCTATCTCACATAACTTTCAAAAGGAACATCAGAAAGAGGTGTGAacttgctcaaaaaaaaaaaaaaaaaacgaacgTTTCCGTCAACAAAGATAGGCTGGCCCAAAATAAGCCCAGTTTAGCAGTCAAATTTGGAATGAAGATTATCTTGAGCTTAATCAGGTTATTGTGAGGGACCAGGTTACACTTTGAAGCCCTCCCCTTCCCCTGTTTCCACTTGTAACATTTTGAGATTTTTCTTAAACAAAGAAATGGGGGAAATATCTATAAATACCATATGAAATCAGATGATTTATCAATATCATAATTCATTTCAGTTTTGAATATGGTTTACACAGCCATAAACGCCAGAGTATGACTTTAAACAGAGGGGGCAAGGGGAAGAATGGGGAGAGCTGAGTTAGGTAGAATGCAGCTATAACTGGAGAtcaaaagttcaaattcttgcacTTGCAATTAAATTCAAAGAATTTGTAGTAATACATTCTTTTAGTCTAGAGATGGATATCTCTTCTTCTAACTCTCATGGTCCAATTGGAATTTTCTTTACTATAAGTTAGAGTAGGAGTAGTCTATAGATATGTGGAttcataaaaaaagaaaaaagaaaagactgAACTTGTAGATTATCTCCGcatgaacttaaaaagaaacaaatcgAGAATAGTGGAAGTATGCCTATAGAATATGAAGGCACATATCAACGataaagaaaacaaagacaATACGACCACTGCAATTCTTTAAGACAAATATAAGGATAGGTCAACGTGAAGCAAATAATTAAATGTGcaaaataattttcttgaagaaaCTTATATAAAAGGATCAATAAATCTCAATTGTTTAAagataaattaaaatatataacaagaatagaattaagagttcaAGCAAAAGTGATGATGGAAAAGATTTCCAAGGTGCTTACGAATTTCATAATAGCTAAAGATATATAGGAGTCTAGAATAAGAGCGTTAAATCAAGAAAATACTGCTAATTGCTAAAAAGCAATATTGTAAGCAACAAAACTCGGTTTGGATGAAAAACCATTTAACAGATCAATTCTAGTTTGGTCAGAGGGTTGGTTCATTGGTGAACAGATTCATGTTGAAGCTAATACATGCATGTTGTTTAAGGATActcttttctatattttttacCAAAGAAAAGAATCACTATAGGTGAATTGTGGAAGAAGGCCTCAGCTGCTAAAGACCAAATGGCGgatattcaaaattaaatgtaAACAAGTGTTTATGAATCTGTTTTATAGAGGATTTAAACTTTTAATATGTGGATGggatttttttcatttaaaaaaatggTAACAACTTTAACTTTCTCCTATTTTGAAGGAAATGCAGAGGACCCATCTTGGCCACGTAAAATTCGGGGGGAAAAGACATACCTTTTTTCACTTAAATGCGAGAACACTTACAATATCTTATTCTGGGGGTATTTGACTAGGTAATGCAAGGGTTTATAAGGGAAAAGTCAATCTAGATGAGAGGAGTGATTTGGCACACCTTCTAAATTAtctatatatctatataaatttgagaagggatTTTTAGCAACAATCCTTCGCAAATCTTCCCACTCTCAACTCTATTTTTCTAATATtttacatttaatttatttcGTAAAAAATATTATGGGCACGTTACTCCCCCCACGTTTTCCTCAAACAAGAAGTTAACTTCCACTAACACTCCTTACACACCTTACTCCAACTAACACTCCTCACCCACCTTCCCACTACAATAAACATTTTCGCAGATCATCTCCATGAAGGCAAGGTATACtggttttaaaatatatatgtaattccGGCAGATCTTAAATATCGGCTTGCACCACATCAGTACCAATTATCATTTGGAAACGATACGAATATAGTGAATATTTTAGATGATTGTGGAACCATACCCCGTTTCAAGTTTAATCTGGTCAAACTAAGAGATACAGAACAACACATGGACAATGATTTGCAATTGATAGGTATTTCATTCTTAATTAACCATACTTCTATTTAAGTTGTATATTTGAACTGGTATTACTTATACTTTTTGATCTTTTGCAGATGTAATTGGTTTAGTTGTATCTGTTGGTTCACACTATCAAACATCTatcaatgataaaactaagtgTGACATACTTTTACTTGACAAAAGGTTAGTTAATAGATTCAATatctttaaaatattttatattctgcAAAATTTGATTTATACTTATCAAAATTCTCTAAATGAAGTTTGACAGTAGTTCGGTTGACTTTTTGTGATAAATTTGCAACTGATGACGGTGAACACTTGCCTCAAACTGTTACAAAAAACAATGTTTTGCTAGCCTATGGTATTTGTGTGAGAAATTATAAAGGTAATTcaatttattttcactttattttatttaatttttatagtttatCAATAATATAGCACATTGTGCAGGACCCACTTTATACTATTCGAGCAAGCAAATTGTATGTCAATTACTACTTGGATTTTGCTCAATACTTACACAGTTggtaagtttttcaaataccaaaatattaaattattaataatatttcaTACCCTTACGAAtatgtatttgaaaaatttgcagGTTTGAGAATGATAAATGTGCTCAGAAATTAGTGACGTGGTTGCGGTCATGCAATTTTACAATGTCCCAAGCATTGTTGATATCAAATGCTAAGAGAATATCGATATCCGAATATGCAGTTCTACCTACGGTACAATTCCTCTCAATTAATTAAGTAATGAATAAGTATCTACATGTAGTTTCGAATTAATAATTGTAATCTATACATTCTTCGGATGGTTTTAGGTTAAATATTTTCGGATGCTTGCTTACATTCAATGTATCAACATAGATAATATGTTCCATGAGTtatgcaaaaattgtggacaacCATGTCAAtcttattttacaaaatgtgtaTACATTGTAATGATGTAGTCGACATTATTGTCAGgtaattattttcatatattttgaattttaatataattttttgcatgatatatcacaatttttttttaatagataCAATGTTAACATAGAAGTTAGAGATTCCAGTAGTAACCTATACCTCACTCTTCAAGACAAGCATGCACGATTCATGTTTCGTTGTGATGCTTCTTATCTTAGAGATTTAAAAACAAATGTATAcattatttatatgtatatatttttatataatattatttacaaactgtctaaaacaaaatataattttgaatTATGTATGCTTTTAATTGTCAGGAAAATAGAGGTGCATAGTTCGACCAACACATTAATTCATGTAAAAATCGTGCATTCTCATTTATAGTACgaatttcacaaaaatcaacagaattaattaaaccCCCAATACTGGCATTCGTACTCAGAGGTGATTGGTGTGAAGAATGTTCATACCTTCGTAgaagattatcaaatcaaaggcaaaatgtttgtaagtatttcatttacttatcaAATTAAATATTCAATTATATTTAATTGGACCCTTATGTCGCTCAATTTATGATATagacttctattttttttttcaggatccAACCTTCATCAAAGTGATAGTTTATAAATAATAGAGATGTTTTATCATAtattgaactattgttaaaaagtttcatttttttaaatatacttTCATGTGCCCGtgattataatattttatttttttaaaattcctccatagattgtaatttttttcaaaaatataatctactgtgcgtagcacgggtattTATACTAGTTTTAATAATAAGGTATAGGATTTGAAATCACAATCTATCGTTCAGAAAGAGATTTTAAATTCTTCCTGTGATCAACTTGTTTGATTTCTCTAAACTTTTATGGAGGGAAGAATATTATAGGCTTCATATGAATTAGTTATTTTAgaggtgtttttcaaaaaaattattgtagcaTTTTAATTACTTAATTTACCTATTTGGCCATGGAATCGATTCAATGTTGCTGTTGTCAACAcacaatgaattttttgaaaaacatagttaacacaaaatttaaaattttcaaaatttttttaaaaaataatatatgatAAAGCTTTCCAAACATAATAAAAGTTTCAAAGTTAGCCTtgtttagattgctattttttcaaaacattTCTCCAGTTTCTGTGGATAGTCATTctgcatatttttcaatcatctttatTTCACATATACCACATTCTAAAAAGcgcaaaaataatttttttttcaaaaactctcttGAAAATTAGATCCAATCAACCTTTTAGAAACATGATCCATATGTGACAAGATATAAAACATGTAAGCTTTTAAAACTTCTAATTGAAATCTTCAAGTCAAATTTGATCgttgttatttttttattatatattcaAAATGCCCTCTTTAATGTTTAATTATTATCATAAAATAAGCAATTTAACGGGTTAGCATGTCAACTTGCAGGTTAACCCAACCCAGCTCATTTACATTCGTGTAACTAACAGGTTGATCCAAAAATGACCCACTAAAGTTCGGATTGTTATTAAATGAAAACTTTAAATGAATGAGTCCAAGGAGGGCAGTTACCTTGGTTAAGGTAGAATTTCAACCATAGAGATGAAAAAAAGGGTATTGTTTGGCAAAGATAAGTTTAAATTAAAGTTTTGTTTTGTTCCAACAAGATAATTGAAGTTTAAAGGTGCCCAATCTCAATAAAAAAATCctcattaaatttaaaattaggCATTTTATGGATTGTGTTTTGGGGAGAGCTGTTATCAGAATATTATTGTAACACTTTATTGTAACACTTTATTATAAAGAGTATGGTGTAACAAGAAAGTGGTTGAAAAAAGCGGTAAAAGAATCTTATGAAAAAATTTATGAATTGTATGTTCCTTTTTATTTGGGGCAAAAATAAGTTAAATTCGAAAATTTctcaatttgaacttgtaaaccTGGAGAAATTAAGGAAACTGGTTTGGCCCAAAAACATGGAACACCCACAAGATCATGGTCCACTCACGAAATAGAAATACTACTATTGGGCTGACTTTGAATTTGTCAAATTTTTGCGGTCTCATTggggaagttttttttttttttttgtaggaaCATTGGGAAAGTTACTTCGAAGTAGAACACATCAATGGAATGccagatttttatttttttggctcTATGGAAAGGGGAAACTAAGGAATGGCAATGGGGCAGGGGTGGGGTGGGTGACTCCACCCCTGCCCACCCCGTTGTCTAATATTACTCCTCGCTCCTGTCCTGACCCCACCCCGTTTCCCTGGGGACTAatgaaaatttaatatattattgtaTTGTAACTAAAATTTAGTTAAAAAAATAAGTATTTAAATATTAACACATTGCTCAGTCATTATTTattgtaattttataattaaaactcataaaaataatcaaataaaagcTATTTAAATACAGTGTGACATGATAAGACAAACACAACTAAAGTAATcgtattttcattttttagaaaaatacaatcactaaatcattattgtgtttttttttaagaaaaaactcTTTTTTGGTTTAAgtataattagaaatttagtacaAATGTactagtaaatttagtataactaattaataatttctattagtagatATGtatattattagtataattgataatattaagTATGTTATAtgtactaatatacattatataatacttataactcataatattattattattataaatttataactaattaaattatatatataattttttaatgggTGGTGGGGTGGGGGATAGGGCGGGGATATACTTCCCCGCTCCTCGCCCATTTTTTAATTGGGCGGGCGGGAGGGGGAATTTTCACCCCACCCGCCCCATTAACCTCCCGTGAGCAGCCATCCCAATTGACATCTCTAGGGAAACTTTAAAAGTGACATAAAGGATATCCTACTCAAACATGCGTgcatagaattttttttctagtaattccattttttcttttcttggctaCCATTTTTGAAGGGAAAagacgcaaaaaaaaaaaaaaagatcagtaAGATGAAAAAAATATGTGCATGATGAATTATACACTAAAAGCATAAGATCGCatgtaaaatattttttgcttagattgcatttttttagAAGAATTTTATAAAAAGACCTTCCTAGTGAACATGTATGGcctttaaaatagaaaaaagtgaaaaatatgagAAGTCGTGTATATGAAACAGAAATGATTAAGAAACGTGTTTAGAAGATGAGTAGCCAGAAAGAAAAACTCAAGAATTAACTTAAGAGGTAATGTAAAATAAGAGAAACTCAAGAATTAACTTAAGAATTAACTGTCCTCAAGTTAAGTTCAGCTGATCGAGCCTAGTTCGTAAGCGTTGCAAAATTTAGTATTTAActtcttttcaattttgaaataCTTAAAAGTCaacaatttgtatattttttgtattttcaattttgataaCTAAAGGCCCTAGAATCATCAATCTGATGACAATAGAGGCTTATCAAATCAAACTCAAGCAGCTTCCCCAAACAATATCACCGAAGGATTTTACTAATTCAACAATTGCTATAAAATTTCCTTTGATGGTGAACTGTAGAAAAAGACTCATTTTGTATGCTACTAAATCAAGAAACTAAAAAAACAAGTTTGTTGTTCTCTTAATCAGTCTAGTTTACCAAGATATAGAAAGATTacattttgttttttgttaaACAATCAGTCTAGCTTACGACGATAAAGAAAGATTACATTACTGCaccatttgaatttttttttagacaGTACTTCTTGTTAAAAGCCACCAATACAGTTTTATAGGACAAGGGG encodes:
- the LOC113740819 gene encoding putative RING-H2 finger protein ATL36, producing the protein MEIVISVTLLLVGIAVLVIIHVCIVSRAFRRNTTTNGVGGAVVHRNARRSPSMSEDEIKKLPSFDYNISIEEEREDSNSSSRSRSTLECAVCLENFKEGEKCRLLPKCNHCFHADCIDSWLAKTAACPVCRTDAAISPEIESQHRNIDDQMVLGVELT